From the genome of Alicyclobacillus sp. SO9:
TTCGGGGAAACTCCTCTAAAGTCCCTGACACGGGGTAAAGCAATGTTCATCAATTTATCGAGAAAATAGTACATCCGCTCACCGCGCAAGGTCACTTTCGCCCCAATCGGCATCCCTTGCCGCACACGGAACTGAGCAATCGACTTCTTCGCCCGTGTAACAATTGGCTTTTGACCTGTAATCAGTTGCAGGTCACCCACGGCTGCATCTATTGCTTTCGGATTCTGTACAGCTTCACCGAGACCCATATTCACAACTGCCTTTTCAATCTTCGGCACTTGCATTACGGTATCGTAGGAAAACTGCTTCATCAATTCTCCAGCTACCTGCGTCTTGTAGTAATCGTACAAGCGAGTCAATGTATTGCCTCCTTTCACCTGGCTACTAGTCAATCACTTCGCCAGACTTTTTGGCATAGCGAACTTTTTTTCCATCTTCCAAAACCTTGTATCCAACACGGGTAGGCTCTCCGCTTTTGGGATCGGCTACTGCTACGTTAGAAATGTGAATCGGGGCTTCCTTTTCCAAAATACCGCCCTCAGGATTTGCAGCATTGGGTTTTGTGTGGCGCTTCACCACATTCACTCCCTCAACAAGAACCCTGGATTCCTTCGGGAAAACCTGTAGGACACTGCCCTTCTTGCTCTTGTCCTTACCAGCGACAACAACAACTTTGTCTCCCTTTTTAATGCGTACTTTCGGCATTTGTCAGTGCACCTCCTCGCCAAGCCGGGCAATTGATTGGAATGCCCGCTCGCAAGTTTCCTTATACTCGTTGGTCCAAGGCACTAGAGCACCTCGGGAGCCAGTGAAATGATTCTCATAAAATCCCGTTCGCGAAGTTCTCTTGCAACAGGCCCAAAGATACGCGTACCTCGGGGTCCCTTGTCGTCGCGAATAATGACTGCGGCATTCTCGTCAAAGCGAATGTAAGATCCGTCAGGCCTTCTGAGACCGCGGCGCGTACGCACCACAACGGCCTTGACAATGTCACCCTTCTTAACAACGCCCCCGGGTGTTGCACTCTTCACAGAAGCGACAATGACGTCGCCGATATTGGCCGTTTTACGGTTCGATCCTCCGAGTACACGGAAGCACATTACTTCCTTTGCACCAGTGTTATCCGCAACAGTCAACCTGGTTTGAGGCTGAATCATGGTCTTTCCTCCTCTCGACCGTTAAATCACAACAGCTTTTTCGATGATTTCTAGTAAACGCCAGCGTTTGTCCTTGCTCAGCGGACGAGTTTCCATGATTCTTACGGTGTCGCCTTTCTGTGCTTCATTGTTCTCGTCATGCACCTTAAACTTCTTCGTACTGCGAACCGTCTTCGCATACAATGGATGAATCACGTTTTCTTCAACCGCTACAACGATGGTCTTTTCCATCTTGTCACTGACCACTTTCCCTGTCCGTACTTTGCGGTAATTCCGTTCCACACAAACGCCTCCTTTCGCTACTCAGATTTAACCAATACCTAGTTCGCGTTCCTTTAGTACGGTTTTGGCACGAGCGATATCTTTTCGTACTTGACGAATTCTCATCACATTTTCCAACTGTCCGGTGGCGAGCTGGAAACGGAGATTAAACAACTCGTCCTTCAACTGGTCCACTCGGCTCTCAATTTCCTCGTTGGACAAGTCGCGGAGTTCATTAGCTTTCATCAGCCTCACCACCTACTTCCTCACGAAGAATGAACTTCGTTTTGATTGGCAGCTTATGTGCAGCAAGACGCATCGCTTCTCGCGCTACTTCCTCACTTACGCCAGCCAACTCGAACAGCACTCGACCCGGCTTCACAACTGCTACCCATTTCTCCGGTGAA
Proteins encoded in this window:
- the rpsQ gene encoding 30S ribosomal protein S17; the encoded protein is MERNYRKVRTGKVVSDKMEKTIVVAVEENVIHPLYAKTVRSTKKFKVHDENNEAQKGDTVRIMETRPLSKDKRWRLLEIIEKAVVI
- the rplN gene encoding 50S ribosomal protein L14, with protein sequence MIQPQTRLTVADNTGAKEVMCFRVLGGSNRKTANIGDVIVASVKSATPGGVVKKGDIVKAVVVRTRRGLRRPDGSYIRFDENAAVIIRDDKGPRGTRIFGPVARELRERDFMRIISLAPEVL
- the rpmC gene encoding 50S ribosomal protein L29, which encodes MKANELRDLSNEEIESRVDQLKDELFNLRFQLATGQLENVMRIRQVRKDIARAKTVLKERELGIG
- the rplX gene encoding 50S ribosomal protein L24, which gives rise to MPKVRIKKGDKVVVVAGKDKSKKGSVLQVFPKESRVLVEGVNVVKRHTKPNAANPEGGILEKEAPIHISNVAVADPKSGEPTRVGYKVLEDGKKVRYAKKSGEVID
- the rplE gene encoding 50S ribosomal protein L5, with product MTRLYDYYKTQVAGELMKQFSYDTVMQVPKIEKAVVNMGLGEAVQNPKAIDAAVGDLQLITGQKPIVTRAKKSIAQFRVRQGMPIGAKVTLRGERMYYFLDKLMNIALPRVRDFRGVSPKAFDGRGNYTLGLREQLIFPEVEYDQVDKVRGMEVVMVTTANTDEEARALLTLMGMPFRKS